GTATAAAAGTTGATAACGTCATCATGTAGGCCAGTTATGGCCCAACCCATTGGTTTCCGGGACCAATCAGAACGGTCAGTGTTTCGCATTCCAGAAGTTGTCAGGGAGGGAGGCAAATCCAGACTGTTGAATGATCAATGACTGCATCTGTCCCATTATGGTGTCTGAGCGcacgggcagcgccattgaggccatctccatttttgAAGTAGTCCAATTTCTTCTACTtctgagttggtaaacaaactgaaatggtgcatactgccacctggagtgtgtttgaacaggtataaagtcaAGTTTGGCGattttactgccacctgcagatatggaatgtttgctcacgagtgtaattcattggctgatccctcctgatgacctggatggaattatcAGATCCATAGGAAGTCTCACCCAGTTGAATAATTAAAAATTGTGGAAGTCCTCAATGGAGCTTCTCCTGCTTAAACAAGCTTTTGAGCACGAGTCCTCTATCATTCGTTTGACCGGAGCGCTGTGGATGGGTAGCCGGCAACCGCAGTATCTCTGGTATGACTTCCTTACTTGTCTACATAATTGACAGATGCATTATTATTTTTCACAGGAAAATGTGGATCCCTCAAAACAAGATATGGAGACTGAGCCTGTGATAGAAGTGGTACAGCCCAGAGTACTAACAGAGGAATATATCCAGGACGTTTGGAGAGGCATCACTCTCACACAGTAAGATCCACTCTTAAATAACTTTAAATCCTTCTCAAAAGTTTGAATGTTTAGATCCTTAATCCATTGCCATTTCATGTTTTCAGCCTGCAGAAAACATTGGGATTGACCTCACTTGAGGATGTTTTGGATCCAAGACACGTCAATCCTCAAAACATTGTGTTCAACATGACCAATGTGAACAAGCATGGGGTTGTTACACTTGAGGATAAGACGGGTAGGTCTGATTTTTGTATCTGTCTACACAGTGTAGACCAGGGGTATCAAACATACTGCCCGCAGGCCAGATCCAGCCCGCTAGGGGGTCCAATCCGACCCGCGGGTGTGTAGAAATGATAAAGGACATACATTCATagtttcttgactgtgtccagctcgctaataatcaccgAAATGAAAGGTAGACCGTCAAAGAGCATTAAATTCCCAAAACAATAAATGGGACCTAATTTGCGAATTTCGACGGCGAGGAAATGTAAACAAATTCAGTGCGGCCCGCCAGACCTCATTGAAGCTTTTTCCCCACAGATGACCTCCCACACTGGGTTTTGTCTGCAATGAAAGGTCTTGCAAACTGTAAGTtactttttttgtgtgtattgtaTGAATATTTCCCCTCATACGAAACAAGACTCAATATGAGAGCTTTGGTTTCAGACCAACATGTCAAATATCACCCATACCATTCTAGGGCCTAAGTATGATGCCAGCCAGCCATCCTATCCTTGGTTTGAGAGGGATGTGTTTAAAACGGTCTCTGACTACTTCTATAGCCTCCCTCGGCCAATTCTCACATCTGAATACTACAAGTTGTTTGTCAACATCTTGGGTATGTATACATTTGGCAAGCTTTTGACTTGAATGCATTATTGTTAAAGGTGAAATTGTATTACACTCAATTTCAATGGTTTCTCTGTTCCTCCCTAACCTAAGGTGTTACTAAAATCTGGTTTAAATGTACCCTTCTCTAAGCCCTGCCCCCTTTGGTTACTGTTGAGCTCAAACTCTGTTCAATTTCATTGTGTATTAAAAAACCGACTACCCCTTGCTAATCAGGAAATGGGATATgttgtggtggactgtcattACAATTGCTTCACATGAACCTGGTATAATTATGTTTGTAGTGTGGCTAGCCATTGAATGGCTCTGAATTCACTGTCAGCATGGCGCTAACTAGCTAGAGCTCTCAAATCATACCCTGATGTTGACAGCAGATGGGAGTTGTATTCATAACTTGGCTGGCTAACATGCATTTAGAGAAAACAAGTTATATTGAGTGGCTGGCTAGCATTGGCAGTGTATGGTGGTCTATGAGACTGGGCTAGCTAACCAGCAGAGCTAGCAAACAATGTAACAAAAGTTCAGATTGGAAGAATACTCCAACAGACTCTGCATTTCAGGAATCACAGTAGCAAGTGCTCTTGGTTCACTGttaaagaaccccccccccccgaggtgTCTGACTTGAAAACCGTTGCTATCCATTTGAGTGCTGCCATTGGTTGCCCCAAATTCCGGGGTGGGCTTAGCAAAGGGTAAATTCACCTGTAATGTCATTTGCACTCCATCTTTAGCAACTTGGCTATTAACATTTGCAGTCACTTCTAAATTAGAGGACGCATCTCAGGTTTACATTAGTTAATATGAGTAATGTGAATggtgttttacatttacatcctTCTCTATGAAATGCCTCTGTAAATGGGGAAAAAAAACTTATTTTGGATGAGATATTGTTTGAGACATCTCCAGTTGAATAAGATTGAATAAGATTGACCATATCTAATACAAGCAGCATGAAACTGCAACTGGTTTATTTGCCTCATAACAGAGGATGTCTCGACTGCGCTGTGACTTGTGTTATTACTAACTCGTGGGTCCAATTAGgctcctacccccccccccccccccccaatgtgcCCACTCTTTTGTTTATGTCCTGCCGGCTTCACAAGTTTTGTTTTTGTCTGGTACCTTGCTAGTTTTATGTGGCTACATTTTGGCTCCTAAAACTGAGGAAAGCGAAAAAACCAAGAGGAGCCCAGCTACAAAAAAACCCCACATGAACAGTGCTGTTAACCAATTCAAATCTACCGAATCTCTGCTGTTGAGCTTAATTCAGGAGGCTTTTGATGAGGGCGACTCACCAATGAGAGAAGTGTTCAGCTCGAAGGCCCAGTCCACGTTTGCAGCTTTGAAGACAGGTTGTACCAGGAGGGTCCCCCAGATGGGCCTGCCAGGCTGAAGGGCCAGTTCTGGGAATCCCCAGAACTCCTTCCGAACAGTTCTGAGGATGTCCTTGAAGGCAGCAGTCTGAGCCTGTCCCGGTCAGAGAGCAGTGGAGCCTTGTCCATTAGGCTCAGACCCAGGAGCTGTTCCCTGGAGAGAATCTTGGATGAATTGCCAGATTCCAACTTATGCTCCTGACTCAAGTTGTTCCAGTCTTCAGAGAGTCTGGCGTCCTGCAAAAGTAACAATGGCAGCAAGTACAGCACTCCACCTCAGAGTAAAACACTCTCAGCCAGACAGCTGCCCTAACTCTGAATTCCAAGGCTTTGTCACCATGGGAACTCCTCCTAGTTGTGACACCAGTTCAGGTGTGACGTCAGTAGAGGGTAGCACTCACTGCGCCAGAATCGGCATCTCCCTACCAATGGACAACCCCTCATTCAGTCAGATGCCCAAGGAGCATTGGTACCTGTTTGGATATAGCTAAGCAGTTTTGGTGTTAATGCCCCTATAGCAGACATCACCATGAAGCCAGACTCCATTATTGGCAAGAGGGGCCCCAGTCTGTTCAACTTGAGGGCCAGCGGCATGGACCTCCAACCAGAGCCCTCTGTTAGCAGGCGCTGTCAGAGCTCTGGACCTGTCTAGGCCGACCCTTGCTCTGCCTTCGGTGTCCACTTATGCACGGTACCGGAGTCCCGAGCAAAGTAAGCCTGCGTCTGCAAATCAAACTTTGTCTCgtgccgaatacaagtgtagactttcctgtgaaatgcttacttacaagcccttaaccaacattgcagttcaagaagaagaaaatatttaccaaataaacttaAGTAACAATAACagggctatttacagggggtaccacGTCAGTgtgttggggtacaggttagttgagttaatttgtacatgcaggtagggatgaaagtgactatgcatagataataaacaacgagtagcagcagtgtacaaaacaaatggaggggggagtgtcaatgtaatagtccggtggcaatTTGATTAATttttcagtagtcttatggcttgggggtagaagctgttaaggagccttttggtcctagacttggtgctccggtaccgcttgcagtgcggtagcagagaaaacagtctatagcttgggtgactggagtctctgacaattttatgggctttcctctaacaccgcctattatataggtcctggatggcaggaagcttggccccagtgatgtactgggacgtacgcactaccctctgtagcgccttacggtcagatgccgagcagttgacataccaggcggtgatgcaaccagtcaggatgctctcgatggtgcagctgtagaactttttgaggatctggggacccatgccaaattttcTGTGTCTCCTGAGGGGGCAAAGTTTtttttcgtgccctcttcacaactcatggtgtgcttggaccatgatagctcGTTGGTGATgtcgacaccaaggaacttaacgctccactacagccccgttgatgttaatgggggcctgttcagccgccttttcctgtagtccatgatcagctcctttgtcttgctcatattgaaggagaggttgttgtcctggcatcacactgccagttctctgaccacctccctataggctgtctcatcgttgttggtgatcaggcctaccactgttgtaagcaaacttaaggatggtgttggagtcgtgtttggccacgtagtcgtgggtgaacagggagtacaggaggggagtaAGTACACACTCCTGGGGGGAATGagcttggcagatgtgttgttgcctacccttaccacctgggggcggcacatCAGGAAgtcccaggatccagttgcagagggaggtgtttagtctcagggtccttagcttagtgatgtgcttcgtgggcactatggtgttgaacgctgagctgtagtcaatgaacagcattctcacattctctgttccttttgtccaggtgggaaagggcagtgtggcgtgcgatttgagattgcgtcatctgtggctcagttagggcggtatgcgaataagagtgggtctagggtgtctgggaggatgctgttgtgagccatgaccagcctttcaaagcacttcatggctagtGATGTGAGCGCTACGAGGCggaaatcatttaggcaggttaccttcgcttccttgggcacagggactatggtggtctgcttgaaacatgtaggtattacaggaAAAGGTTGAAAATGCCAATGACgatacttgccagttggtctgcgcattctatgattacacatcctggtaatccatctggctctGTGGCTttgaaggtcttgctcacatcggctaccgagagcgttatcacagtcatccagaacagctggtgctctcgtgcatgcttcagtgttgcttgcctcgacgtgagcatgaaaggcatttagctcatctgctaggctcgcgtcactgggcagctcgcgtctgggtttcccttttgttgtccgtaatagttttcaagccctgccacatctgagtgtcagagccggtgtaataggattcaatcttaatcctgtattgacactttgcttgtttgatggttcgtctgagggaaaagcgggatttcttataggcgtccagattagtgtcccgctccttgaaagcggcagctctagccttcagctcgatgcggatgttgcttgtaatgcatggcttctggttgggatatgtacgtatggtcactgtggggatgacgtcgtcgatgcacttattgatgaagctgatgactgaggttgtatactcctcaatgccattggatgaatcccagaacatattccagtctgtgctagcaaaacagtcctgtagcatccgtgtcatctgaccacttccgtattgagcgagtcactggtacttcctgctttagtttttgcttgtaagcaggaatcaggaggatataattatggtcagattttccaaatggagtgctttgtatgcatctctgtgtaaagctggtctagtttttattttattaatttttttcccctctgggtgcatatgctggtaaaaatttggtaaaactgatttacgTTTGCCAGCATTAAAGTccacggccactaggagcgcagcTTCTGGGtgaacattttcttgtttgcttatggccttatagagctggttgagtgctgtcttagtgccagcatcggtctgtagTGGTAAATATACtgctatgaataatatagatagtgtggtctacagcttatcataaggtgcAATACCTCCAGACTTCTTTATTAGATAtagagcaccagctgttattgacaaagacacccccacccctcgtcttaccagacgtagcttctctgttctgccagtgcattgaaaatccctccagctctattatccgtgttgtcgttcagccacgtctcagtgaaacaacataagatattacagtacTTAATGTCCCCTTTGTAGTATAAtcataggtcatcaattttattttccaatgattgcatgttagcaagtagaattgaTGGTAGTGAGATTCTCACCTACGGATTCTCAAAAGGCAGCCCGATCTGCGTCCTGTTTTCCGCTGTCttttcacgcaaatgacgggtctctaggcctgttcccgggagagcCGTGTGTCTTTATCgttggactcgttaaaggaaaaagcttcttccagttcgtggtgagtaatcccagttctgatgtccagaagttattttcggtcataagagacggtagcagcaatgTTTttgaacttattttgtacataaaatAATTTATGAACAATGCAAAAAAGGAACAAAATGGCACAATTTGGTTACgggcatgtaaaacgtcagccatcctcttcggcgccatcttaacTGAATGCTTGTGTGTTGTGCTTTTGCATGTCTTAACACCTGACTAACATTACTCATTGGGCTTTCACTAATGTGGGGTGAGAATCTAATTGTTCTTTAAGGTTATCACTGGAAGAATTTCAAATGTATCCATATGGATGCTCTCTAACTTTAAACTGCTCTGTTTAAAGTCTGCCTTGATGCTCCTTATGCCTAGATATTACATTTAGTAACTTGTACAAGTAGTTATTACTGTAGTGAGAAGCAATTGCTTTTTGCCATTGCAATATACATGTATTTCTTCCAGTTAATCACACGGATGCTTCAGTCACTTCAATGTATTTCATTAGCCTCAAGTCCTAGTGGTTGTGTGTATCGTGATCTGATGTGTACAAAGGGCCAACTTCACACACCCATTCTGTGTGTGAAGGTCTCCTCCAGTCTCAGTTGGAGCAGGTGGCCATTGAGGCTCTGCAGCTCTGCACCCTGTTGCTGCCTCCTGCCAGTCGAAGGAAGCTCCAGCTGCTGATGAGAATGATCTCCCGGATGAGTCAGAACGTGGACCTGCCTCGGTTCAATGACGCCAtagcaacacacacactggtgaggAGAAACAGGTTTTACAATTATGCGTGATCTGAACATGGTAAACCTAAAAAGAGCATGAAATGAACATGTCTTCAACTCCATTATTCAATCCCATTGCGTTTTCAGATGGAGCATATGTTCTCTCACTGTGTGCTGGGCTGTAAGGAAGAGATGGACCTGGATGAGCTGCTGGCCACCAGACTGGTCTCCTTCCTCATGGATCATCACCAGGAGATCCTCCAGGTGCCTGTCTATCTGCAGAACGCAGTCCAGGACCACATCGCCTACCTCAGGAAAGTGCAGGTACAGTACTACTGTCGCTTTTATTTTTATAAGGCTTCCATGATCAATTTTCTatgattttatttttttcaactgCTTACATTGATGTGTATGAGATTTGAGCCTGTTTTCTTTCCTCCCCTAGATAACATACCCAGGCATTGTTGGTGCCCCTGTGCCCGTTCACTCCTTTTGTAGACGGATCAGCACCAAAGAGTTTGAGGAGCAGAAGCTGAGTTTGTCCCAGGCTGCGATCGCTGACCTACTGGAGAGCCTGGTCAAAGACAAGAACATGTCGATGAAGGACAGGAAGAAGAAGCTCAAGCAGGTAACAAGTTAGATGGCATGTTGTCTGAACGCTTTCATATTTTTCATCAAACTTTGTTTCCAACTTATGATTTGAAATTCTAACTAAGgtgttaagaaatatataaagttAATCAAAGTCTAATAAATATTTCTATGATTAGTTTCAGAGGCAGTATCCAGACATTTACTCTTGCCATTTTCCAACCACAGAGTGAGGCGCAGCTTTTTGAAGATTAACCAAAGATCAAGCCACCATTGCTGATAAGTATGAAGAAACCACAAGCTTTTAGTATTAGAAACTGAAGGTACATTTTGTTCTTGCAGCTAAATGAAAGGTGGGAGGAATATACATGTGAGACCACCTCCCAATTTAGACTGCAACTATATAACAATTGTCTTTATGGTTGAATTATGCATATTTTATGTTGAgtaatgtgtttttgtgtatgttaTTTTGAAAATACTGCAGTAGTTATCTTTAGTGCACCAATGAAGTTACTTTGATATCTTATGGAGTATAATAAGAGACTAAAGCAAACCAAGATTAGATTTGGTGTTTTTCTGTCAATGTTCCAATTGATCTACATTCATACACTACCATTGACAGAGTATACAGTATTCAAACTTTTAAACATTTGAGCTTTTTTAGCGATTACATTTGTTACTAAGTGTGATTTGTCTACCTAGTTCATTAGGTTTGTATGAAGTGCTCATAACATTTTGTATCCATGTTTCACATTTTTCTGTGTATTTTGGCATTGCACTTTTCTATAGTTCTtttatttaatgttttttttattccaTAACATTCTCTTAAAGTTAAGCTCAAATTGCTTTATTTTATATTTTGGGCTTGGGATTTGTCTATTTTCTTACCTGGCAAGTTATGTTCAGCCTTTTGGGATACAGAAAAGTTTTGCACTATTTTCTGTCATTTTCAACAAATGGTAGCTTTGACCAATCAATACAATTGTTAATATATATACCTgccatattatatatttttatgccATCGATGAAGTATTAATAAACCTTTTGGAATCCGTTTGATGCATTTTCTGAATACCTCTATGGCTGTATACTTACCTCAAAGGAAGAGCCAATTACAACAGTTATAACCTTTTGTGTATTATTTCCTTGCCAAAAATCTGTTTTATGCTACATTCTTAGGAAAATGTCCAActgtaaaacaaaatgttttctcCTTACTAATTATGCAAATGTATGGCTTAATGTTCTGACGGATGTGGATTATTTCATATTTGGTTACCTTAGTGTCCTTGTACTGTCTGGCACAAGAAGGGAGAGCAATGGTTGCTACTCAGACAGAATAACTGCCTTGCATCACTAATTACTTTTTAAAATGCACAAATTCCACAGTATCGTTGCACTATCCCTGGAAGGATGTGGCAGAAATCTGTTACAATTCCAAGTGCATTGCAACCCAAGTCTGACCAACTGACAGCTTCATTCATCTAGATCAGGATGAAGAAAAGGAAGACAGCATTAATCATACTCATCCATAACAAACACCCTCTGTGTGGGTGCCTACAGAGAATATTGAttaaatataaacttgttttcaTCTGGACTCCATCAAATTAGTTAACTAGTGT
This genomic interval from Salvelinus alpinus chromosome 6, SLU_Salpinus.1, whole genome shotgun sequence contains the following:
- the LOC139578439 gene encoding DEP domain-containing protein 1A-like isoform X2, coding for MLIVFVSSFNIMSSHVTPGPYRATKLWNEVEKLFRAGMPLRKHRQHFRVYGNCFTAVAAVDWLHELLRNNSNFGPDVTRQQTVQLLKKFLKNHVIEDVKGRWGSEDLEDNCHLYMFPSLLKVIPHCPLASGPASVKKSFSMREKEGFFKCRSSKKLDKDTVENVDPSKQDMETEPVIEVVQPRVLTEEYIQDVWRGITLTHLQKTLGLTSLEDVLDPRHVNPQNIVFNMTNVNKHGVVTLEDKTDDLPHWVLSAMKGLANWPKYDASQPSYPWFERDVFKTVSDYFYSLPRPILTSEYYKLFVNILGLLQSQLEQVAIEALQLCTLLLPPASRRKLQLLMRMISRMSQNVDLPRFNDAIATHTLMEHMFSHCVLGCKEEMDLDELLATRLVSFLMDHHQEILQVPVYLQNAVQDHIAYLRKVQITYPGIVGAPVPVHSFCRRISTKEFEEQKLSLSQAAIADLLESLVKDKNMSMKDRKKKLKQSEAQLFED
- the LOC139578439 gene encoding DEP domain-containing protein 1A-like isoform X1, with product MLIVFVSSFNIMSSHVTPGPYRATKLWNEVEKLFRAGMPLRKHRQHFRVYGNCFTAVAAVDWLHELLRNNSNFGPDVTRQQTVQLLKKFLKNHVIEDVKGRWGSEDLEDNCHLYMFPSLLKVIPHCPLASGPASVKKSFSMREKEGFFKCRSSKKLDKDTVENVDPSKQDMETEPVIEVVQPRVLTEEYIQDVWRGITLTHLQKTLGLTSLEDVLDPRHVNPQNIVFNMTNVNKHGVVTLEDKTDDLPHWVLSAMKGLANWPKYDASQPSYPWFERDVFKTVSDYFYSLPRPILTSEYYKLFVNILGLLQSQLEQVAIEALQLCTLLLPPASRRKLQLLMRMISRMSQNVDLPRFNDAIATHTLMEHMFSHCVLGCKEEMDLDELLATRLVSFLMDHHQEILQVPVYLQNAVQDHIAYLRKVQITYPGIVGAPVPVHSFCRRISTKEFEEQKLSLSQAAIADLLESLVKDKNMSMKDRKKKLKQFQRQYPDIYSCHFPTTE